gctgtttgttcctgCGTGGTGTGAGTAGCGGACTTCTTTTTCAGGAAGGAGGAACTTCGCGATCTCATGCGGTAACCCGGCGACCTTCCGCGACGGATTTTCGCCTGTTTCTCGCAGGTTTTCGGTGAGGTTTTTCCTCTTTTCtgacgctttttttctttttcaggataGGCTAGCTTTAACCTCAGTTTTTTCGAGGGTAGGCTAGCtagtccgccgctgccgcctcgTGGTCTCTACCGCGATGGCGGCCACTCAGCAGCTTCGGCCGCTGACGTTTTACGGTCGTGTTCCTAAGGGCACGACCAACGTTGACATCTGCAAGGAGCTCGTGAAGCGGTTCTCGCCAAGCGAGCTCAAGTGTGTTCAAGACTTTGGCGCCGGCAGATTTGAAGTTACCTTTGCGACCATGGCGGCAGTTGAGCGATTTCTCGACCAGTCTGTCGTCAAGGTTCGCAATGCGGAAGTTAAGTTCGAGTACCGTGGCGTTCGTGTGAAGACTGTGCGCGTGTTGGGCTATCCAGCCGATGCCAGTGACAGCGCGCTCCTTAACGGGTTAGCGGCGTACGGCAAGGTGCTTGGTATGGACTACGAGCACGTTCCGGAATTTAAGACTGTCCTCACGGGCAACCGACGCGTACGTGTCGAGATGGCGCGACCCGTTCCCAACCTTCTTCCGGTGGGGAGCAGGATCGTGCAGTGCGAGTACGATGGTGTGGTTCGCCTGTGTCGCAGGTGCTTTTTTCCGGGGCACCACGCGGCTGACTGCAAGGTCCCACAGTGCGAGCGTTGCGCTGAGTTCGGGCATGCCCGTTGCGAAGCGGTATGCAAGCGCTGTGGCGACGACCATGCTTTGTCTGCCTGCAAGGTGCGCACATATTCGTCCGTTGCTGCGCGTGCTCCTGCTCGTGTTTCTTCCTCACAGGTGACGAGCGGTGCAGCTGAAGGCCAGGAGGCACCTTCGAAGGGTCCCGAGGGCTCCCCCCTGCCAGAGACGGAGCCAGTTCGTGCAGAGGCTCCCGGAGGGGGCGAGCAGGGTACGAGGCCGGAGTTAGCCGAGGCTTCCGacccttccgccgccttgccgccgccggccgCTTCCACGGACGTGCCTGCGGCGCCTGCCGACGTGCCTGCAGTTCCTGCTGACGCGCCTGCAGCCGAGGAGGACCAGGGGGAGACCATGGATGCGGAGCCGTGGAGGCTGGTTCGAGGAAAGAGGCGCCGGGCGCGGTCCAGCGACTCTTCTGACGAGCGGCCGGCGGCGGCTGCGTGCGGCGGACCCGGTGGCTCGGAGGAGGGCCTGCCTGGCGTGAAGCGCACCGCAGCGGCGGATTCGGACTCGGAGTCAACGCAGTCCACCGTCAAGGACAGTACCGAGGGTGAGACGAGCCTCTTCTCTTCTTCTTGCCCCTACTGCGGTCTAGGCACTTGCGATGGTGATTGTTCACCCTTGTCTGACCGAGTGTACTCGTCCACACACGAGG
This window of the Rhipicephalus sanguineus isolate Rsan-2018 unplaced genomic scaffold, BIME_Rsan_1.4 Seq7614, whole genome shotgun sequence genome carries:
- the LOC119378283 gene encoding uncharacterized protein LOC119378283, whose product is MAATQQLRPLTFYGRVPKGTTNVDICKELVKRFSPSELKCVQDFGAGRFEVTFATMAAVERFLDQSVVKVRNAEVKFEYRGVRVKTVRVLGYPADASDSALLNGLAAYGKVLGMDYEHVPEFKTVLTGNRRVRVEMARPVPNLLPVGSRIVQCEYDGVVRLCRRCFFPGHHAADCKVPQCERCAEFGHARCEAVCKRCGDDHALSACKVTSGAAEGQEAPSKGPEGSPLPETEPVRAEAPGGGEQGTRPELAEASDPSAALPPPAASTDVPAAPADVPAVPADAPAAEEDQGETMDAEPWRLVRGKRRRARSSDSSDERPAAAACGGPGGSEEGLPGVKRTAAADSDSESTQSTVKDSTEGETSLFSSSCPYCGLGTCDGDCSPLSDRVYSSTHEDSSSDEESSQ